TCCATACTTCGATTGTCGGGTTTGttctgttaattttttaatcttctttttgcTTGGTAGGGTTTGGCTAACACAGGATCGTTTGATGTACTTAAGGCATCGATAGGCTTTTAAATAACACAAAGATAATACTAACTAACATATGGATGGTAGTAGATTAGTCGGTGTGAAAGACCGAGTTCATTGTGTCATTCGAGTTGATAGACAAACCCAAATTCCCCTATTATATCAACTTGTcgcaagaaatatatataaatcatatacgCGTAGATAGATATGTTGTCCACACATATGCAGCcggaaaaaaacatatttggcATCTTGTGATTAAAATTATTCGAACGAAATTGTAAGTAACATTTGCCCTATAGATAACATGGATGTATCGTTGTCGgatatatacaaatacattTTACATTGAGATAATAAAGTTGCCGCGAGTCACAGTCATATTAGTTCGGTTGTTCTTTCACTTATATCCTCCGTTGGCATTTGGCAGCATAGCTGCGAGAACTAACCTCAAAATTGTGAGGCTAAATATGGAGTCTCTAGCTAGGCCTtgacaacaaataacaaaaggaTGTTATtgtttattcatcttttttttttctgtcgatATTTAAACTTAGTTAGATGTGACATACTTATAGTTGGACATATCACACGGTAGAAAATTAGAAAGCTAAAGCCCAATGGAATAAGATATTATCATTGGCTTCAATCTACTCCACTGTTAAATAAAgcttggttttttattttcctcaaCTATTTTGTGAACAACTATCTTCTCCCTACCAGTTTTGTCACCGGTCGACATGAAAGAGATTATTGAATCTTGATGGTAATtctaacaaaaaattattaatttgcctattaaagaaaaaaaaacaaattatcaaGTTTTATACCATTCAACATTTCGttttttaaaatacacaaaGATTTAAGACTTCGTATCAGTCctgttttacatatatatatatattcgtttttaCTATTGTACAAGTTAAACATGACTAAAATGTCTCATCTTTGTTATTTTCTCATATTAATTTCCCCATAGTTACTAGTTCGAATTTGAAATTAACTTTTCGGagcaaaagaaataataaaattcatcgtatagtaaaacaaaagaaaaaaggctACATATTCGAAAAGACAAAAGTACCCATAAGCTGTTCACTTTCTGAGTTCTGACACGACTgctttgaaattaaatttagcCGCTTATTCGCCAAGTAAAGACATTCCGTACAACTACACGTATTGGTTTTTTTCATTTGAGACACCCACACGTGTATACTACACATGCACGTGTGCTTCTCAACCGGTCATAATCCTAAGTAAGAGTACACAGAAAATGATTTAGACTGAATGGGCTAATTTGGTTACCACCCGGCCCAAAATGTTTTGACAAACCAAGTCAATTACTGATTTTATCTAGCTGTGAAAGTGCTTTTGTGGATAtgaatttgtgtgtgtgtgtgttttgtttttacaacTAAGGTTTTCATCATTTTGAGATGTTGGATgctattattatttcaaatcatTATAGAATCTCTTATGAGTTATGACGCCTAGTTATATTTACATGCTTGATTTGAGGTTTAGGATAATAAAAAGTCAACGGTGATTTTGAATTTTCGAAATCTTTTGAGCTTTTACTACAGTAGATGAGAggtttctgtgtttttttttgtagtggtctTAGCTGTCATAGTAATGAATATTGAAAAGATTAATGTTGGATTTTCAATGAACTCATAATCAGAAATGATGACGAAAACTTTGGTTTTGTAATGAATGTGATATATAAATCGAGGTCCCACCAATTGATAGGCCAATGAAGTCTAAGACGTTTACCATCCTCCAAGGCCGGCTCATATTGGTGTGTGGGAGTATGCCACGGCCGGTGCTCAACTTCAACATAAGACAGTGATTAATCCTTTGGAACAGTTTAAATTCATGTTTGCCTTAGCCCTTAGGGGAAAGATTAATTCTATTAAAATTTACCAGTTATATCATTaaagtttagaattttttttttctttctttcttaaattaaagtactaatataaaaaattgtctTAAGAGTTTCAAGAAACACACAAGATCTCTGAGAGATCACAGAACAAAAGTTTTTATGAGTGGTTTGATTTTGATACATTCACTCTAGTTCAACCAAAAGcttccattttattttcttttcttttgaatctcTTTAATGCTATTTGGTCCTGTGTGATAACAAGACTCTTCATGGAAGgtatttatttaatgttttgacATGATATAGCAATGGCAAGAAGTAGATAAAGTGATATGTGTACGTTTGTTATGTGTATATCTCAACAAGTTTGCTACTTTGCTTTTCACCACACAACTGAATACAACACAAGTACTTGGACCAACCCAAGTGTTGGTCTCTCCGCATTTCCTCTCAAATCAAACCCTCCcagaaaaaggaacaaaaacaaaaatactgaaaaagtttaatagaaaataaaattatgaaggAGCTAACAAACTCTATAGTTGTCCAACACTATTGGTCGTCCAACTAACTCAATAGTTGTCTCTTCAATTCAAAGGACAAAGTCCCTCATATCTGTACTAAGTAACAAACCAATAATGTATGTCATATTTTTAGATCAGTACCAGTAGTGTAATAGTATTGCTGATGCATCTGAAGATCTAATCTTTGACTTGTATCTTTAGATGAAACAAGGTAGATCATAATGAAACTTCTAGTGTAAATGGGAAAAGATCTCTACTTTTCGATAATCAAATAAACGAAACAGACACCATTTGAAACATGAGCCAAGTAAAAAACACATACTGTTTCTGAATTTAACCATAGCCGGATAATATGTAAAACATGGAAACAGATTTTAAACGTTTTTTCTAAATCGACAGATTTAAGATAAAGTTGTAGACATTATTATTAGCGAGGACTAGTACTAGTAAGGACATCGAGAAACATTCTGTTTATTGAAGACAACCTCATCTGCTGCTCTTGAACTCTTCTCCTCTTGAGCAAAGGCTCTTGAGATGGTGAAGACGAGACTGAAGCAGAAGCAGACACAACCCATGACTCATTCGAGCTATCAGAGCTGAATGATGCATCGAATACACCGATAGGACTAGCCGGTTGTTGTATCCAATTCATCATCCTTTTCTTGCTTGGACTGTGGTCTAACACTAACTCATAGCATTTATTTACTTTCGCctgttttaaaagtaaaaagatgaTGATTGAATCAGTTCTTGATCCTTACACTAATTACACACATTAGGCATTTAAAGTTCCAAAGATAATTACTTTTAAGAgtaacaaaacacacaaaccttATTAACTTTGAGTAGAGTCATGAGCTGAGATTGATATACAGCTTCGTCACACATCTTGAAATCTCTAATGACAGAGACCATTATTGCAGTGGCTAACACAGAGGGACTATAACTCAGAAACCTCGaatctgacaaaaaaaaaaaaagacaaaacaagaacaagaatttAGCatccaagagagagagagaaagagagagatccaaACTGAAATCAAGTAAAGAGGTTTAAAACATTACCAGGAACAATAGAGAGCAACAAAGATTCACATCTACTCAAGAAATCCAATTGCTGATGAGATTGAAAGCGGTATCGTCGAATAATGTGATCAAAGTACGAGATTGCAGTGACAGGATGCATCCTCCATTCAAGAGTAGACAGAACAAGAAGCTCCATTCTCTGTATAGTCTTAGCCTCAAAGACATATCTTGCCTCTTGCAccttaataaacaaagagagaagactCAAAATCTGCAATTTTCAAGCTGACATTAAAGTGAATCTGAGGgaaaaagtaagaaagaaagaaacttactTGGAAATCTAAGAGTAAAGGAACACGGATCTCTTCAACCTTAGCAGCTAAAGACAAACAAGCGACAGCAGTAAGCTGAGACATCCAAGGCTTATCAGACTGAAACATCCTGCTAGTAATAAACCTATCGAAGTAGTTAACAGCTAGAAGAGCCGTCAAGGAATTAAAACCATAATGAGATTTCACTTTGAAAATCCAATCAAGAGCCTTTTCACGACACAGAACAAGAAACTCATCATCTAAGATTTCGTCATAATAAAGActcggtttttttttaaacaagtcttcttctgcttctttcgAAATCAGATTCGACAACTCATCGTCATCCCAAAACATATCGTGATCAGACAAACCCAGTTGTAAAAACGGAAACTTTTTGACACCCTCTTCGCAGCACAAATctacttgttgttgttcttcttcttccccaaactCAGTCTCTTCCTCCTCACAGAAGAGACCATCGAGAACAACGCAATACGGTGCGTtttgactctcttcttcttcttctaaagcCATCAAGACGAAGGAGATTGTTTTGTAATCGTTTGTTCATTCTACAGCCATTAGAGAGACTCTCTTCTTactgtgtgagagagagagagagagagagagagagagagagatataaagAAGTGAAGACAAATGCCAAAGAAAGTGAAGGGTTTTATTTCACGCTTGtcctcatttttttattatttatcttttttttattaaagattttattttatttttattttatttttgctctcctttttgtttttgtctttttattattcGGATGTTTGGCGCGCGAGAAAATTGATGTTTCTGCTTTGTTTTATTCACAGaaatggaaaaatatattttttaaaaaaataattttaatgaaCTTACAATATAAAAATTGAGTTAATTACActgttttgataaaaaaaagcttAAGCAATACGTATTATTacgaaaaaattatataaccaCGCGCTTTGTGCATGTGTGGTAACACGCTTTTGATCCCTGTTCGTTCGATGCTAGTTAAGATGCTCTCGGTCAGAGCGTATAACTCACGCGGTTATGAGATGGTGTTGGAGTTTTCAGTTTTGGATAAATGCGTTGACCATTAGTTGCAATTTGTCACCTTTCGGTTTTGAGCATAGATGATTACAAGCAaagcttttttattattattatttttctttgtcattatttttagtttttctaaatttcaaaaataatcattgaaaatatttaaaatatgaattgttattgatttaaaattaaataatatctttttagtaaaaaaaatatatttaaatttaataatcattattttttaaaaataaataaaattttctaaacattaatctttacaagtatataacatataaatttaatctatttAAGATTTATGAAAACTTTGAAAACCATAATGTGTTAACCAGTTCATTTCAATTTACACATTTCACCTTGTcgtgtgattttttaaaatatacggAAAGGGAGATtcaaattgatatattaatcATACAAAATCACTCGTGGGGTCATGTATGTCAGAGAAAAATCCACGTGGACGAATGGGAAGCTTTATATGGTCAACGAGAGCtgacataaacataaaaaaaaagcaaaacatcaaaacaatatattaattgttttaagttAATTAAAAAGACCTCGTTCTGTTAAAAACGCTCGAGCTTTAGTATTAAActagttaattaattatgtatcctataaagttttttttttaatagtaatagCTTGATCTTGATGagcaaatcaattttaattctCGCTGCTTTATATGCttgaaaagttaaaaacttaagaCTGACGAGGACCCAGAAAGCAGATTAAAAACGTAAATGTTGTATTCGTTGtactagttaaaaaaaaagttgtagtACCAAACTTTAGCGTTCAAGATACATAAATGCAacttatatcatatatatattgactcCATTTATATTACTACTAGTTGTCGAACAAACATTATAGTTAgtactacaaaacaaaatgtattagaaaataaatgttGAACAGAATAGTAAACTGAAAGATATAATGTATAATAGTTTGAGTCGGTAAAATTTTTGTACATgtatgtataattttcttataatattgtaaaagtATTTATAAGTGCACAGTGAATTAATCTGTTGTCACGTTTTTACTCAGTTCCTACTCCCTCTAGACGCGGTTAACAaagcaacatatatattttgatgatcTTTATCGATTGTGAAAGAAAGCAAtgtgtggtaaaaaaaaaaaatagagaaatgaaaaaaaaaagcaaaagacaaatataaataagGGAATGGGGAAAAGTAAATCACGAGAGGAAGAAGCTAAGGCCATTGGTAACAAGCGGGAGAGTCTGAGATTTGTACAAAAGTTTAATAGCGACTTCTCATTTCCACATTTcataactttaaaataaaacagaaacaaattcCTTATCATCGCTTTTAAAATGTTACGTTGTTTGTTTCGTCGTCTTTATAAGAAATATtccatttgttttataaatgtttattgGTTGATAGCTTGTGGTAATTGTCGATAATtctaaaattatgtaaatttttcttaccaatcacacaattttataaaattttgactGATAAATTTGCAATTCAAACATTTGAGTGATACCATTTTTCAGGTTTTTACTAATAATACTGTAAGATCAAAGTTGgtaatcaaaaatttattttgttcattttttcttgtaattatgGTTATGTTAATCTTATActgtattaaaaatttgtaaatagatgttaaataaaattttgttttttaaacgtTTACTCTAAAATTTTGGGAACTAGTTATCTTATATTAAAATAGAGAGGATAAAAGGAATATAAAATTAGAGATAAGGGAAAAAATTGGGGTTGGGTTGTAATCTAGAGGAGACAAGAGTTATTTATAATAATGGTCCAAGAATCCGGACGATAACCTTTTTATTTAATGGTCAAGAAGCTAGGAAGATAAAGAAGTGTGAGAGGgtatttttgtttaatgacaaataacacaataaaataaaataaaaccaaagtgAAGTTTGGTTAGATTAACAAGAGGATGTGTGTGTAagtgttgtgttgttgtttgattagatCGAAGAAGTTTATTTTGGGTCATAATTAATAATGGCGTCTTGTCTGCAAGAGACCAACGCGGTACGCTAACTTTCGATATCCCTCTTCCTACTCTAACCCCtttgtttttactatttattaataCGTGAATGTATGTTCACTACACTACACACTATATAATAGTagtaaaacttattttgatgTTAGGTGTCACCCATTTACTGTTAAATGTATTGCCTAGCTTTGCTCCTATTCCCTTATAGTGTTTtgtgcatctttttgttttttaatactTAAGAAGGTCCATGCGTTTTGGTCTTCTTGTTCATAATATGTAAAGACTAGAGAATGGAGTGACACCTACCATTAGTTCATATACCTGGTCAAAGAACATAACATGTAACGCTTAGTCTTGTTCATACAGTAGTCTTACTTCAAAACTTCATAGTTATTAATCCAATGTATACTGAACCGTCTCTGACATTTCTAGGGCCACAAgccaaagacaaaagaaagcCTAATTTCATACTCAAAAAACAAGTGTCTAAGCATCTTTGCAAGTAGCCAAGTATGGGGGTTGGGTTGTAATCTAGAGGTGACAAGAGGTATTTCACATGCTTCATTAGCTTGTGGCTAGGGCCGGCTGAATAAgtgtaatcttcttcttcttcttcatcaataagatataacaaaaattcATAACATCTCCTTAGGTTGTGTTAGCTATATGTTTTTTAATCACTTAGAAATTTAGGATATATGCgttaaggaaataaaataatagaatattTGCAAAACGtaataaattgaaatttgcATATAAGATTGTGTAACCCAATTAtgtatatacagtaaaacctctataaattaataatgttgggacaaagacatatttttaatttatagtgatattaatttatctataaattaataattattatctaatagtgtaaattaataattattaatttataggtatatttttaattgtttcattttttaaaaattatgaattgagacaatttttgcaaaataagattagaattgtggatgttgtaaattttatggtcttggaattgaatttgaaataaaaaaatattattgacaatgaattaaaaatattatagacaaattcacttatacacatgacataaatatttaaatttatgaataagaatatcaaacattttattttaatagtttatcaaactatcaaaatgtaaatgatgcatatttagaaattgaaaactttaaaaaattttagctgttttatgaaatgttatagaatattttatatcactATAGTTTGAAGATATAACATAACagttgttttatagatatgaggtttaacagaaacatactttactatatcagcatatatatatatatatatttacatgattattaatttatgatattattgagactatattttacatggggatttcaaaaaaattattatcttattatcttatcaaattttgttattttttacactgtcccgacttgggactagcaaaatttattaatttatagagtattaatttttagaagttttactgtagaTTTCATTACCAATCATGTATATTTGCAATCGTGTTAGcatacatcaatatttatactATAAGAAATggagaaataataattttcatattatgtaattaattttgcatttttatatgtaaagaaaataacaataaaatatttacatttcttaaattttgttattaaaaataaagatgttTGATCAAATTTATAGTGGCTAACAATTTTACAGTCTCTATAATAAGTTCATgcttattcttttttctttttttttttcttttccaattttGACATTAATAAgttcatatttcttttaaaatggtttaattgtgtttgttttttttaatctttatgaCGTCAATATATTCGGGTAGACTATTGATTTGGTtatgttaataaaaaatttgaatgatTACGGTGAATGGgataaaaaatgtatttgaatcaaatttttttttatttacctgtAAGTAATACTTAGTGTGTACatgaaaaatcataaaaataccAATTATAGACcgtttttatatagaaataaacTTGGTTTGCAATAAAATTATTGTGagtttcaaatataaaaaaataatttagtttgcaATAGTTCACTATATTCGTAACATtatccaaaatattttgaatatgcatgctatgttcttttttttttttttgtgtggatcaGTCTCCAGTCTATTTAATTTAGTTCTTACagttgataaaataaaaaatatagtagtacagtactaaatataataattttaccCTTCCACACTTTGATGTTTTGCAATTTGGATATAGTAAGCATGAAATGCATGATGATAAAAATGTTAGGTAACATTACATACCTTAGCTCCAATCCAAATAAATCCGTTAGATACATTCATAATTTTCCATCATTTTGGTACGTCCTCATTATTACACAATCTAACATCATTACCACCAACCTAATTACTGGCACCAGTTCATAATAATGCATATAGTATTCAGATAAATACATAAACGACTACGTGTGTCAGATTTCATTTGAATCTCAACACAATTATTTGAGTCAACCCTGAAAAGTTAATCCGTTTATATCATCACTGTTCTTGTGtgataaataattatttttccgGTTGGAAGATAAGagacaacaaaaataacatataaataaatatcagtattattttttttctttgtaatgaTGTTCATATTGTTAACgaaatacatattacaattcGATATAgaattttgataaaaagaagaatatcatCAAAACACATCTTAGAAAACTGAAAC
The sequence above is drawn from the Camelina sativa cultivar DH55 chromosome 4, Cs, whole genome shotgun sequence genome and encodes:
- the LOC104780833 gene encoding cyclin-D3-3, which translates into the protein MALEEEEESQNAPYCVVLDGLFCEEEETEFGEEEEQQQVDLCCEEGVKKFPFLQLGLSDHDMFWDDDELSNLISKEAEEDLFKKKPSLYYDEILDDEFLVLCREKALDWIFKVKSHYGFNSLTALLAVNYFDRFITSRMFQSDKPWMSQLTAVACLSLAAKVEEIRVPLLLDFQVQEARYVFEAKTIQRMELLVLSTLEWRMHPVTAISYFDHIIRRYRFQSHQQLDFLSRCESLLLSIVPDSRFLSYSPSVLATAIMVSVIRDFKMCDEAVYQSQLMTLLKVNKAKVNKCYELVLDHSPSKKRMMNWIQQPASPIGVFDASFSSDSSNESWVVSASASVSSSPSQEPLLKRRRVQEQQMRLSSINRMFLDVLTSTSPR